The DNA region AAGTAGTTGCTTGCGGCCACCTCGGGCGTGGCAGTGTCGCCCTGCACGAGGCGCAGTTGGGCGGGCTGGTTCTCGTACCGCGCGACGAAGGCGTCCGCGCCCGCCATGCCCCCGCCGAAGGTGGCCGCCTGCTTCCACGCCTCGAAGTTGTCGGCCTGCGCCGCGCCGCCCGCCCCGGTGTCGAGGTACAGGACGGCGCTGTTGCCCGTCACCCGGTAGGTGTACGCGAGGTAGAGGTACTGGCCGTCGCTGTCGGCGAGCAGGCTCAGCCAGTTGTTGTCCGGGCCGAAAACCCCCGCATTCGGGCTCTGCGCGCTCACCTTGGGGGCGGTCCAGTCGCTCAGGTCGCCGTCGAGGGTGTACTTGCCGACGACCTGCCCGCCCTGAGCGACGCGTGTGAGGTTGAAGTCCGCCCCCGTGCCCGGCGAGGTGGCCTGCCGGGTCGCCTCCGCGTAGCCCTCCGCCGTCGCCTTGAGCGTCTGCGTCCCCGCCGGGGCGAAGAGGGTGTAGGAGCCGTCCGGGAAGGTGATCGCGTAATTCTTGTTGGGATCGGCGGTCGTCGCCGTGACGAGCGCGGCCGCCAGCGCCGCTCCTGCACCCGTCACCCGGCCCTCGACCGTCGGCGGCACGGGCTCGCCGATCAAGTCGTAGGTGCCGCCGTAAGCGTTGTCGTTCGTGCCCACCACATACGAGCGGTCACCCTTGCCGGGGCCCTCGTAGCCGCTGTTCTTCGCCCCCGCGCCGTCGTTGCCGAACTTGAACTTCACTTCGCGGAAGAGGGGGAGGTCGATGTCCGTCTTCCAGACCCCCCGGCTGACCTGGGTCATCGGGTACTCGACCTGCGAGCCGGTGTCGAAGCGGCGGATTTCAATCGGCCCGTTCCCCTGGCTGCGCGCGTCCACGGTGAAGGTGACCTTGACCGTGTTCTTGCTGCTCGGGGTGGCGCGGACGGTGACGCCCTTGCTCTCGGCGCCCTGGGCGTCCACCGTCACCACGCGAAGGGTCGCCTCCACGTCGTTCGGGAGGCCCGAGGCGAGGTAGGTCGTCTGGGTCTTCGGCAGCGGCGCGAAGTTCAGCAGCCGCTCCTGCCCGCTTCCCGTTCGCGCATACACTCGGTACCCGGTCACATTGGCGTCCGTGCTCGCCGTCCACATCAGTTGCACGGCGTTGTCCCCGGCCCGCGCGCTCAGGTCCGTGACCTCGGGCAGACCCGGGTTGACCGTCCCCGTGGCCCCGTTCCCCGCCGGGGCCGTCACCGCCAGGGCGCTGCGGGCCGGAACCGTGCCGACGAGCTTGCCGCCGCTGACCGACAGGCCGCTGGCCCGCCCGGTGATCTCGGTGAGCGCCCCGGCCCCGAAGGTGCCCAGCAGGGGAATTCCGCCCCCGCTCAGCGTGGCGAGGTCCACTGGCGCGTCCCCGTTGTTCATCACGACGACGACCGGCTGGCCGCCCTTGCCGCCTTGCGCCACCCGGCGGTAGGCGAAGATGGGCGCCCCCCCGTTCGGCCGCCACAACTCCTGCTGGGCGCCGCGCGTGAGCACCCGGAACTTGGACCGGGCCACCGCCAGCGCCGCGATCCGCTCGTCGAGGCTGCTCCCCGCGAGGGCCGCGAAGTTCATGTCCTCGCGGTTGCCCTGCCCGAGGACGTAGTTGTACGGGTCGCCCAGCCCGGCCTGCGCGATCTCGGTGCCCTGGTACAGGCTGGGGGTGCCGCGCGAGGTGAAGATCAGGCTCAGCGCGAGGTCCAGCCGCTCCGCCGCCTGCGCCGGGGTGCCGCCGCGCTCGGTCACCTCACTCACGAAGCGCCGCACGTCGTGGTTGTCCACGAAGGTCGTCAGCCGGGTGGGGTCCTGGTACACCCCGTCCTGCGCGAACACGTCCGCGAGACGGCCCAGGTCGCCGTTCGCGCTGCTCAGTTGGTCTTTGATCCCGTAGTACAGCGCGAAGTCGAACACGCTGGGGGAACCGAGGTCGTTCATGAAGTGCGCCAGCCGCGCCGGGTTGCCGTCGAATACCTCGCCGACCGACCAGAGCTTGGAGGGGTCGCCCGCGCCGCCTGCCGTGAAGAACTGCCGCCAGTAGCTGTCCGGCACGTGCTTCATCGTGTCGATCCGCAGGCCGTCGATGCCCGTCTCGTTCCGCCAGTACGTGATGAATTGATTGAGGTAGGTCGTGACCTCGGGCAACTCCTGCTTGAAGTCGGGCAGGCCCGCCAGGGGGCAGTCGACCTCCTTGTTCGTGCTCGCGTCGCACTCGGCCTGGGTGTGGAACCACTCGGGGTGGGTCTTGGTCAGGGTCGCGTCGTAACCCGCGTGGTTCACCACCACGTCCTGAATGATCTTGATGTTGTTCCTGTGCGCCGTCTCGATCAGCGACTTGTACTCGGCGAGCGTGCCGAAGTGCGGATCGACCGTGAAGAAGTCCTCGGCCCAGTACCCGTGGTATCCGGCGAAGGGCCTGCCCTTGTTCGGCCCGTCGTTGACCGGGATGGCGGGCACCTGCAAGACGACCGGGCTCACCCAGAGGGCCGTGAAACCCATTCGCTTGAAGTAGCCCTCCTCGATTTTCGCCTTGAGCCCCGCGAAGTCGCCGCCGTGCCATCCGAGCGGATTGGTGCGGTCGGCGCGGTCGCCCTCGTTCCTGTTCGGGCCGTTATCGTTCGCCGTGTTTCCATTGGCGAAGCGGTCGGTCATGGCGAAGTAGATCACCTCGTCGCGCCAGTCGCGCGCCTTGGTCCCGTTCCCCGGCGGGTTGAAGAGGCCGCAGGCGGAGAGGGACAGCGTGAGGGCCGTGACGGCGCCCGCGCGCCCCACCAGTTGGAAGCGTTTCATGTGGCTTCTATTGAGCGCCCGTAGGCTCCCCTTGTCAATTGGGCAACGGTTCACTCACTCCCGTCCCATACCTTGTGGACATGAAAGCGATCTGGAACGGACGGGTCATCGCCGAGTCGGACGACACCGTGGTCGTGGAGGGCAACCATTACTTCCCCCGCGAGAGCGTCGATCCCGCCCTCCTGCGGCCGAGCGCGACCCACACCGTCTGCCCTTGGAAGGGAACGGCGAGCTACTACACCCTGGAGGTGGAGGGCAAGACCAACCCCGACGCGGCCTGGTTCTACCCGGAGCCGAAGGAGGCCGCCCGGCAGATCACGGGTCGCGTTGCCTTCTGGCGGGGCGTGCAGGTCGTGGGCGGCTAACTCCCGGCGTTGACACCCTGGCCCCCCGCTGCTACAGTGTCACCCGCTTGCTCGCAAGTGCGGTGCGCGGGAGTAGCTCAGCTGGTTAGAGCGCACGCCTGATAAGCGTGAGGTCGGCAGTTCAAGTCTGCCCTTCCGCACCACAGAACCCCCGTCGTTGACGGGGTTTTTTCTTTTGGTGTCGGGGAGTGACAAAAAGAATCGCGGGTCCTCGTGGCGAAAAGGAACGGCTGGAGGTGGGGAGGCCCTGGTCCCTGATCACCCGCAGCCGCCGATCTTTGGGGCCGTTCTACGTCGCCGGGTCAAGCTGGCCGCGCAGCAACAACTTCATGCGCTGGCCGACCCGCTTGTAGAGGGGCGGGGCATAGTGGGCGCGGAAGTCGCGGGTGGCCTCCTCGCTGCCGACGTCGTGGCCGTACTTCTCGGTCAGGAAGTAGCGGTGGTCCATGATCCAGAGGTAGAGGTCGGCCTCGGTGCGCCCGGGGAAGCGGCTCATCACGTCGTGCTTTTCCAGATTCTCGACCACCCGCAGGTACAGGCGGCGGTACCAGCTCTCGACCGCCTCTTCCCAGGTGACGGGCGGGAGTCCCGCGCGCTCCGGCTTGCGGTCAAGGAAGTACTGCCGGGTGCGGATGTGGTCGAGCAGGCGGTCGTAGCGGCCCGGGGTGGTGAAGAGGATCTCGCGGTGGCCGGGCACCACCCGGTCGAGGTTCGTCTGGTGGAGGAAGCGCGCGTACTCGCCCTTGATGATCAGGTCGCGCAGGGTGTCGTGCTCGTCCGGCGGAACCGTCACGTCGAGTTCGATGACGTGGGCGTCGATGAACTTCTGGCCCTGGCGGCGCGCCACCGAGACGCGGTGGTTGCCGTCCTTGACGAAGTACAGGTCGCCCACCTTGTACACCTGGATGGGGGGCAGCTCCTTGCCCTGAAGCTGGGCCGACCGGACGCCGATCCACCGCTCGTCGAGGTGCCGCTCCTTGGGCAGGTAGTGGCGGTCGAACTCGCGGTAGCGGTCCACCGAGCCGATGATCTGCTCGACGGGGATCGTCTGGAGGCCGAGGGAGTGTTGGCCCTGCGGACCGAGGTGACGCACCCAGTCGAAGGGCAGCAGCTCGTTCGGTTCGCGCCGCAGGATCGCCAGCAGGTCGCGCACGTCGCTCACAAATCGGGCGCGCTCCACCTCGTGCCGGGCCTGGTCGGTTGCTCTCATGCAGGGTCTCCTCGCGCCGCGTTGGCGCTCGACCGGGGCATGGGACACCGGGGAAAAGAGAGGTCGCCCCGGTCTTGGTGTACAGTGTACACCTATTCCCCTTTCTCCTTTCTGACAGCCTGTCTTGAGGGTGGGTTAGGGGCGCGCTCATGCAGACCTAGCAGCTTCCTTCACACATCCTGAAAAGGTGGGCGTTCCCATACCGTCCCGCGCACTCAGGCCGTCAAATACACCCATGCTCGGTAAGTTCTTCAAGAAGCCGGAGGGCGACATGGGCGGCCGGGTGCCCCCCGGCCAGACGCTCACCACCCGCTTCCCCGTCCTGACCTACGGCCCCACCCAGCACTACGCGCCGGGGGACGTGGTCGTGCGCGTCTTCGGGCTGGCCGAGGAGCAGACCTTCACGTGGGGGGACCTCCTCGCCCTGCCGCAGACCACCCTGACGTACGACATCCACTGCGTCACCCACTGGAGCAAGTTCGACACGACCTGGACGGGTGTGCGGGTGGTGGACCTGATGGAGCACATCGGGCTCAAGCCGGGTGCCACCCACGTCATGCAGCACAGCGTCGGGGGGTACACGACCAACCTCAGCCTGGAAGACTTCACCCGGACCGAAAACCTGATTGCCCACACCTTCGGTGGGGAACCGCTCGACGCCGAGCACGGCGGGCCGTTGCGGCTCGTCGTGCCTCACCTGTACTTCTGGAAGAGCGCGAAGTGGTTGACGGGCCTGGAGTTCATGGCCGCCGACAAGCCCGGGTTCTGGGAACGCAACGGCTACCACATGCGCGGCGACCCCTTCAAGGAGGAGCGTTACGACGACGACTGAGGACGGGCGGCCAGCTTCCGGCGGCCAGCCGACGGCGGGGGAGGGCTACCTCGTTCCCGATGTGTTGCAGTCCGGCCTGACGCTCGTGCTCGTGGGCACCGCCCCCAGCCGTATCAGCGCGCGGGCGCGGGCGTACTACGCCAACCCCGAGAACAAGTTCTGGCGGGTGCTGTTTGAAACCGGGCTGACGCCGCGCCAACTCGCCCCGCGCGAGTACCCGACCCTGCCGGAGTACGGCATCGGCCTGACCGACGTGGCGAAGCGGCACAGCGGGGTGGACGCCGCCCTGCCCGGGGAGGCGTGGGCCCCGGACGAACTGCGCGTCAAGATTCGGCACTACCGCCCCGCCGTCGTCGCCTTCACCTCCAAGCGCGGCGCCTCGGAGACGCTGGGGCTGCCGACCGGCAAGCTGCCCTACGGCCCGCAACTCCTGCCGCTGGAGGGGGCGGAGGTCTGGGTGCTGCCCTCGACGAGTCCGCTGGGGCACAATCACTTCCAGATCGGGCCGTGGCAGGCGCTGGCCCGAAGGGTGCGGGAGCTGCGGGTGGAAGGGCAGCCCGGTGCCGCCGGGGAGCCGGGAACGTGAGCGGCGCGGGAACCGGCCCCGCCCCCGCCGCGTACCCTGAAGAATCATGGCGCCCGTGAATCCCTCCACCCTCTTCACCGCCGCCCGCACCGGTTCGCGGGTGGTGCGGTATCTGATTCGGCCCGCCCGGCGTCTTCCCGCGCGGAGCCCCGACTCCTGGGGGCGTGATCCCTGGTTGCCCCCCGGCGGACCGGGGCACCCCCTGAGGCGGGGGGTCAGTGTGGTGCGGCGGGCGGTCGGCCTCCTCGTGCTGCTCGCGCTGTGTGTGCTGGGGGCTCTCCTGCTCGGGCCGCTGCTGCTGCTGCTCGGCGTGGGCACCGCCTTCGGGAGCGACGTGGCCGGGTGGCTGCTCGCCTTCACCCTCCTGCTCGCCACCTTCGGGGCGGTGTGGACGGCGCGGCGGGCGACCCTGCTGATCCGGGCCCGCGAGGAGGGTGAGGCCGACCTCGTGACGCTGGACGCGCCCACCGGGTCGGGAAGTGCGGCCCGTGCCGACGACGAGGCGGGCCTGCTCGCCCTGCTGCGTGGAAGCGAGCGCGCCCTGCCGACCTCCACCCGCGCCGCCCTGCACGCGACCGTGATCGCCACCCGGGACGCCCTGCGGGTGACGGCGGGCGACCTCTCGCTGGGCCGCGACGCCTTCGACGCCCGGCAGGCCGCCCGCGAGGACCTGCCGGAACTCCTGCGCGCCTACCACGCCGCCCCCCGCACGCCCCAGGCCGACGACCTGCTCCTCGGGCAGCTCGCCCTGATCGAGCGCCGCATGAGCGGGGTCGTCCGCGAACGGCAGAAGGCGCAGGCCCGGACCCTCGACGCCCACCGCCGTTACCTGGAGGGCAAGTACGGCGAGCGGAGGGAGGAGGGCTAAGCGGGCGTGAGCCTTGGCCCACAGGCAAAACGTCTCTTCACACTGGGAGGGCGTTTTGCCTGTGGGCCGATCTACAGCCCCAGTTCCGTCAGCCTGGGGTGATCCTCCGGGCGAGGTCCCGCCGCCCACAGGAAGAGGCGGTCCTCCGGCGAGATGGGCACGTCGTTGATGCTCGCCTCGCGGCGGCGCATCAGGCCGCGCTCGTCGAATTCCCACTGCTCGTTGCCGTGGGAACGGTACCACTGGCCCGCGCCGTCGTGCCACTCGTAGCAGAAGCGGACGGCGATGCGGTGCCCAGAGAAGGCCCAGAGTTCCTTGATGAGCCGGTAGTCGAGTTCGCGCTCCCACTTGCGGGTCAGGAACGCGGTGATGGCCTCCCGCCCGGTGAAGAACTCCGAGCGGTTGCGCCAGCGGCTGTCTTGCGTGTAGGCGAGCGCGACCCGGGCCGGCTCGCGGGTGTTCCAGGCGTTCTCGGCTGACCGGACCTTCTGCGTGGCCGTCTCGAACGTGAAGGGTGGAAGTGGGGGGCGAGTGTCCATGGGTGCCTCCTGGCCTACAACTCGGTGCGGACCTGCCACAGCTCGGGGAAGAGCACCGTCTCCAGCGCCCGGCGCAGATACCCGGCGCCGCTCGTGCCCCCGCTGCCCGTCTTGAAGCCGATGGTGCGCTCCACCGTCGTGAGGTGGTTGTAGCGCCAGCGGCGGAAGTTGTCCTCCACGTCAAGCAGCTTCTCGGCGAGTTCGTACAGGTCCCAGGACCGCTCGGGGTCGCGGTAGACGGTCAGCCACGCCGCCAGGACCTCGGGGTGCGGGGTGGGTGGCCGCGTCCGGTCGCGGTGCAGCACCTCGTCGGGGATGGGCAGGCCGCGCTCGGCGAGGAGGCGCAGGGCGAGGTCGTAGAGGCTGGGCGCGTGGAAGTCGGCTGAGAGCGGGGCGTGCAGGTCCGGGCGGTGCGCGTGGGGGCGGAGCAGGGCCGCGTGCCGGTTCCCGAGCAGGAATTCCATCGTCCGGTAGTTCGCCGACTGGAAGCCCGACGCGGCCCCGAAGGCTCCCCGGAACTGGAGGTAATCGGCGGGGGTCATCGTCTTCAGCACTTCCCACGCCTGGGTAAGCTGTTCCAGCGCCCGCACCACCCGGGTCAGGCCCTTGAGCGGCGCATCTACCACGCCCGCCTCCAGGGCCCGCATCGCCGCCCGCAACTCCACGTTGATGAGGTGCAGCCAGACCTCCGAGACGTGATGGACGGCGATGAAGAGGTGTTCGTCGTGGGCACCCGTCAGCGGCTGGTGGGCGCTCAGCAGCGTGTCGAGGTGCAGGTAGTCGCCGTAGGAGAGCGAGCGGGTGAAGTCGGCCTGGGCCCGTTCGGGGGAGTCAGGGCCGGGCGAGTTGGGGTCGGGCGTGTGGGTCATCTCAGGTCACCGCGTTTCTCTCGGCGTAGCGGGCGTCCTGCCAGCGGCCCTCCCGCATGACGGTGTCGAGGGTCTGGACCGCGTGCCACACGTCCTCGTGGCTGGTGTAGAGCGGCGTGAAGCCGAAGCGCAGCAGGTTGGGCGCGCGGAAGTCGCCGACCACCCCTGCAGCGATGAGGGCCTGCATGATCTCGTAGCCGTGCGGGTGGGCGAGGCTGACCTGACTGCCGCGCCGCGCGTCGTCCTCGGGGGTGGCGAGGCGGAAGCCATGCCGGGCGCAGAGGGGCCGCGTCAATTCGATGAAGGTGCGGGTGAGGCTCAGGGACTTCTCGCGGACCAGCCGCATCTCCACGTCCTCGAAGACCTCCAGCGCGGCGTCCAGGGCGCTCAGGCTCAGGATGCTCGGCGTGCCCGTGGCGTACTGGCCGATGCCCGACGCGCCCGTGTACCGCGAGGTGAACTCGAAGGGGGAGGCGTGGCCCATCCACCCGCTGAGCACGTTGGGCGCGTCGGCATGGTGACGGCGGGCAACGTACAGGAAGGCGGGCGCCCCCGGTCCCCCGTTGAGGTACTTGTACCCGCACCCCACCGCGAAGTCCGCCCCCGCCCCGTTCAGGTCCACCGGAAAGGCCCCCGCACTGTGGGCGAGGTCCCACACGGCCAGGGCACCCCGTTCGTGTGCCCGCCGGGTCACCGCCGGGAGGTCGTGCCGCTCGCCCGTGCGGTAGTCCACCTGGGTCAGCATCAGGACGGCGGTATCGTCTCCCACCGCGTCCGCGACCCGGTGAGGAGCGACCAGCCGCAGTTCCGCCCGCGCCTCGCCCAGCAGCGCCGCCAGTCCCTGCGCGATGTAGAGGTCGGTGGGGAAGTTGTCCTCCTCGGCGACGATCACGCGCCGCCGGGGGTCCCCCTTCGCCGCCACATGGAGCGCCGCCGACAGCACCTTGAAGAGGTTCACGCTCGTGCTGTCGGCGGCGATCACCTCATCGGCGTCGGCCCCGATGAGGCGGGCGATGCGGGCGCCCACCCGGGCGGGCAGGTCGATCCAGCCGTGCGTGTTCCACGAGCGGATCAGGTCCTGGCCCCACTCCTCGCGCACCACCCTCTCCATCCGCTCCGGCACGCGGGCGGGCAGCACGCCGAGGCTGTTGCCGTCGAGGTAGATCACGCCGCCCGGGATCAGGAACTCGGCGCGCTTGGAGGCCAGGGGGTCGCGGGCGTCCAGGGCGCGGAGGCCATCGAGGTCGGGGGGGGTCATGGGATCAGGGTAGGGGAAAGTGGGGAGAGGTGTTGTGGGGACCTTCGTCAGCTTTCTGGGTGGCGGAGAAATGGGTCTGTTGTTGGCTGGGCGTCTTGCCACGGTTTTCCCCCACCCCCCAGCCCCCTACCCCCGGGGGGGTAGGGGGAGCTTGTCGCTGCGCTCGGCAAGGACACACGGGCGGCGCAGGTGGTCGGGTTCTTCCTAGCGCAAGGTCTGATCTTGGCGCGTCCCATCTGCGAGCCCACCGTCTCGCTGCGCGAGCAAGGCGGGGTCGTGGCCTGGGGCATTAGTTGGCCCCGCTCCTGTTGGTTGTCCAGGGTGACGGTTTTAGGAAAGCAAAAGCTAAGGCGCAGTTCTCCCTCTCCGCTTGCGGGAGAGGGGGCCACGGGGCAAGTGCCAACGCAAAGAAGTTGCCCTCGCCTATGGCTCCTCCCCCACGGGGGGGAGGTTGGGAGGGGGGAACACGCTGACGCCCCTTTACCCCCACTCACCCCAACCCCGACAGCAAAAACCCCCGCACAAGGCGAGGGCTGCCGCTTACTGTTCCTGCTGACTACTGGCGGCTGAATGCTGACTCACTTACCTCAGCCGCCCCTGAATCCACCCGCTCAACTCGCTGATCTTCACCCGCTCCTGCCCCAACGTGTCCCGGTCGCGCACCGTCACCGTATCGGTCAGATTGGGGTCCTCCCCCTTGCCCACGGTGTCGAAGTCCACCGTCACGCAGTACGGCGTGCCCACCTCGTCGTGGCGGCGGTAGGACTTGCCGATGTTGCCGCTGTCCTCGTACAGCACGCGGCCCAGGCCCAGGCCCTGAAGCTCGGCCTTGATCGCCCTGGCGACCGACGTGATCTCCTCCCTGTTGCGGGCGAGGGGGATGACGGCCACCTTGATGGGCGCCAGATGCGGCCTGAGCTTGAGGACGATTCGCTCTGAGCCGTTCTCCAGCGTCTCTTTCGTGAATGCTTCGGACAGCACGGCGAGCATGGCGCGGTCTACCCCGGCAGAGGGCTCGATCACGAAGGGCACGACGGGCTTGTTCGTCTCGGGGTGGGGGATGGTCAACTTGGCGACCGAATCGAGGTTCTCCTCGACCCTGGCGACGAGTCCGAGTTCGCCCTGCGCCTTGGTATGGCTGCCCAGGTCGAAGTCGGTGCGGTTGGCGATGCCCTCGATCTCCTCGTACCCCAGCGTGGGGTAGTCGTACATCAGGTCGTAGGTGCGCTTGGAGTAGTGGGCGAGGTCTTCTTCGGGCACGTCGAGAATCTGAATCTTCTCGCGCGGCACGCCCTGCGCCTCCCACCAGGCGAGGCGGGCCTGGAGCCACTTCTCGTGCCACTCCTCGTCCGTGCCGGGGACGCAGAAGAACTCGATCTCCATCTGCTCCAGCTCGCGCACCCGGAAGATGAAGTTGCGCGGCGTGATCTCGTTGCGGAAGGCCTTGCCGATCTGGGCGATGCCGAAGGGCAGGCGGCGGCTGGTCGAGTCCACCACGTTCTTGAAGTTGGTGAAGATCCCCTGCGCCGTCTCAGGCCGCAGGTAGGCGTAGGAGTCCTCATCGGCGACCGGGCCAATCGTCGTCTTGAACATCATGTTGAAGGGCTTCGGAGCGGTCCAGTCGCCCACCTCCCCCGAGAAGGGGTCGCGCACGCCCGCCGCGATCAGGGCCTCGGACGCCCGCGTGGGCTGCGCCACGAGTGCCGCTACCACCGCCGGGAAGTTGGCGGCATTCTCACCGATGCCCTCCGCGACCTTGGCAACCACGTCCGGTTTCTGATCTTTGACGAGGTGATCCAGCCGATACCGCTTCTTCGTCTTGCGGTTGTCCACCATCGGGTCGCTGAAGGTGGCCTCGTGGCCGGAGTGACGCAGGACGAGGCGGTGCATGATGATGGAGGCGTCCAGGCCCTCCATGTCGTCGCGCTCGTAGACGTTCGTGCGCCACCACGCGGCCTTGATGTTGTTCTTCAGCTCCACGCCCAGGGGGCCGTAGTCGTAAAAACCTTGCAGGCCGCCGTAAATCTCGGAGCCCTGAAAAATGAATCCCCGGCGCTTGCAGAGGCTGACGAGTTCTTCCATCGACTGTGCGGGCATAACCTCTCCTTTCCGCACCCGCCGGGGGCAAAAAGAAAACGGCCCCGGCGAAGTGCTCGCCTGGGGACGCAGATGTGATGCTCTACGCGGTTCCACCCCAGTTCCAGCCCGGCTTTCTGCCGCAAGACTGGCACTTTTGTGAATTTGAACAGACTCCCCGCCGCCCTTCCCGCGCTGCTGGCCCCGCCCGACTCTCACCGTCTCGGGCTCGCTCATGGGTGCGTGGCGCGGTACTCCTGCGGATCTACGCCTGCGTGAAGTCTGCCGCAGGTCGGCGGTAGGGTCAAGCGGAGGCCAAGCACCTGCCGCTTTGTTTCATAAAGCGATGTGATTTGCATTACGGCCTGGGAGGAGTAGGCATACTCGCCGCCGTAAGGGAGGAGCAACACTCATGACCACACTCGAATCCCGAACAGACACACCTGCCGCCACGCCCGCCGTCCTGACGCCCTTTCGCCTCGGGCCGAACGAGTTGCGGAACCGTATGGTGGTGGCGCCGCTGACGCGCAGCCGGGCCGAAGAGGGAACGGACGTGCCCGGCGCCCTGGTGCGCGAGTATTACGTGCAGCGTGCGGGCTTCGGTCTGATCATTACCGAGGGCTCTCAGATCAGCCCGCAGGGCAAGGGCTACCCGCGCACGAGCGGCATCTACAGCCCCGAGCAGGTGGCGGGCTGGCGGGCCGTCACCGAGGAGGTTCACGCGCGGGGCGGGTACATCTATCTGCAACTGTGGCACGTCGGGCGGCTCTCGCACCCCGACTACCTGAACGGCGAGACGCCCGTGGCCCCCAGCGCCATTCCCGCCGGGCCGCCCGAGGGGAGCTACGACGGCGGCTTCCACCCCTTCGTGACGCCGCGCGCCCTGGAGACCTCCGAGATTCCCGGCCTCGTTGCCGACTACCACCGCGCCGCACAGAACGCGAGGGACGCGGGCTTCGACGGGGTGGAGATTCACGGGGCGAACGGCTACCTGCTCGAACAGTTCCTCCTGACGGGGAGCAACGTCCGCACCGACGAGTACGGCGGCTCCCTCCAAAATCGCTTGCGTCTTCCGCTGGAGGTCACCCGCGCCGTGCTGGAGGTCTGGGAGCCGGGTCGGGTCGGCTACCGCATCTCGCCCACGGGAAGCGCCGCCGGGATCGGTGACGAGAACCTGGAGGCGACGTACACCCGGCTGCTGGAGGAGCTGAGCGCCCTGAGCCTCGGTTACGTCCACGTCGCCGAGTTCGTGCCCACGCGCGGCGAGGCGTTGCCGGAACGTACCCTGCTCCCGCTCGTGCGCCGCACCTTCGGCGGGGCGGTGATGGCGAACGGCGGCTTCCACGACCTCCGGGGAGCGAACTGGATCATCGAGGGGGGCCACGCCGACCTCGTGTCCTTCGGCTCCGCCTCCATCGCCAACCCCGACCTGCCGGGGCGCTTCCGCCGGGGCGCACCCCTGAACGCTCCCGACCGCGCCACCTTCTACCAGGGCGAGGCGAAGGGCTACACCGACTACCCGCTGCTGGACTGAAGCCTGGAGCCCTGAGCCCTCACGCCCGCCCGGTGTGGGGGCTCCGGCCGTTTGTGGTCCGCTGAGTTTGCCCCGGCTTGCGTCGTCCCACCAGCGTCATCAGTGACGCGGAATGGTCGTGATGTGCGGCTCCATCTCGCCGTCATCATCGATGCTCAGGAGGCACAGCTTTCGCCAGCGGGGGTGGAGGTCGATTTGAAGGGCCTCCTTGCCCTCGTCGTCGGAAAGGGAGCGAACCGTGTCCGTCTCCATGTGGCCGTGGACGCTGAGGCTGAAGTTGGCGGGCAGGGGGTGG from Deinococcus aetherius includes:
- a CDS encoding DUF427 domain-containing protein, which produces MKAIWNGRVIAESDDTVVVEGNHYFPRESVDPALLRPSATHTVCPWKGTASYYTLEVEGKTNPDAAWFYPEPKEAARQITGRVAFWRGVQVVGG
- a CDS encoding alpha-amylase family glycosyl hydrolase; amino-acid sequence: MKRFQLVGRAGAVTALTLSLSACGLFNPPGNGTKARDWRDEVIYFAMTDRFANGNTANDNGPNRNEGDRADRTNPLGWHGGDFAGLKAKIEEGYFKRMGFTALWVSPVVLQVPAIPVNDGPNKGRPFAGYHGYWAEDFFTVDPHFGTLAEYKSLIETAHRNNIKIIQDVVVNHAGYDATLTKTHPEWFHTQAECDASTNKEVDCPLAGLPDFKQELPEVTTYLNQFITYWRNETGIDGLRIDTMKHVPDSYWRQFFTAGGAGDPSKLWSVGEVFDGNPARLAHFMNDLGSPSVFDFALYYGIKDQLSSANGDLGRLADVFAQDGVYQDPTRLTTFVDNHDVRRFVSEVTERGGTPAQAAERLDLALSLIFTSRGTPSLYQGTEIAQAGLGDPYNYVLGQGNREDMNFAALAGSSLDERIAALAVARSKFRVLTRGAQQELWRPNGGAPIFAYRRVAQGGKGGQPVVVVMNNGDAPVDLATLSGGGIPLLGTFGAGALTEITGRASGLSVSGGKLVGTVPARSALAVTAPAGNGATGTVNPGLPEVTDLSARAGDNAVQLMWTASTDANVTGYRVYARTGSGQERLLNFAPLPKTQTTYLASGLPNDVEATLRVVTVDAQGAESKGVTVRATPSSKNTVKVTFTVDARSQGNGPIEIRRFDTGSQVEYPMTQVSRGVWKTDIDLPLFREVKFKFGNDGAGAKNSGYEGPGKGDRSYVVGTNDNAYGGTYDLIGEPVPPTVEGRVTGAGAALAAALVTATTADPNKNYAITFPDGSYTLFAPAGTQTLKATAEGYAEATRQATSPGTGADFNLTRVAQGGQVVGKYTLDGDLSDWTAPKVSAQSPNAGVFGPDNNWLSLLADSDGQYLYLAYTYRVTGNSAVLYLDTGAGGAAQADNFEAWKQAATFGGGMAGADAFVARYENQPAQLRLVQGDTATPEVAASNYFIATRGTLPAQTVELAIPWSALGLSGAPANGVNVVGGIFGGAGYGAGDIIPDAGSTPPGANTIGTEAENRRATFTAPLNVR
- a CDS encoding sulfite oxidase-like oxidoreductase, with the translated sequence MLGKFFKKPEGDMGGRVPPGQTLTTRFPVLTYGPTQHYAPGDVVVRVFGLAEEQTFTWGDLLALPQTTLTYDIHCVTHWSKFDTTWTGVRVVDLMEHIGLKPGATHVMQHSVGGYTTNLSLEDFTRTENLIAHTFGGEPLDAEHGGPLRLVVPHLYFWKSAKWLTGLEFMAADKPGFWERNGYHMRGDPFKEERYDDD
- a CDS encoding nuclear transport factor 2 family protein codes for the protein MDTRPPLPPFTFETATQKVRSAENAWNTREPARVALAYTQDSRWRNRSEFFTGREAITAFLTRKWERELDYRLIKELWAFSGHRIAVRFCYEWHDGAGQWYRSHGNEQWEFDERGLMRRREASINDVPISPEDRLFLWAAGPRPEDHPRLTELGL
- a CDS encoding DUF4032 domain-containing protein gives rise to the protein MRATDQARHEVERARFVSDVRDLLAILRREPNELLPFDWVRHLGPQGQHSLGLQTIPVEQIIGSVDRYREFDRHYLPKERHLDERWIGVRSAQLQGKELPPIQVYKVGDLYFVKDGNHRVSVARRQGQKFIDAHVIELDVTVPPDEHDTLRDLIIKGEYARFLHQTNLDRVVPGHREILFTTPGRYDRLLDHIRTRQYFLDRKPERAGLPPVTWEEAVESWYRRLYLRVVENLEKHDVMSRFPGRTEADLYLWIMDHRYFLTEKYGHDVGSEEATRDFRAHYAPPLYKRVGQRMKLLLRGQLDPAT
- a CDS encoding mismatch-specific DNA-glycosylase, translated to MLQSGLTLVLVGTAPSRISARARAYYANPENKFWRVLFETGLTPRQLAPREYPTLPEYGIGLTDVAKRHSGVDAALPGEAWAPDELRVKIRHYRPAVVAFTSKRGASETLGLPTGKLPYGPQLLPLEGAEVWVLPSTSPLGHNHFQIGPWQALARRVRELRVEGQPGAAGEPGT
- the kynA gene encoding tryptophan 2,3-dioxygenase, producing the protein MTHTPDPNSPGPDSPERAQADFTRSLSYGDYLHLDTLLSAHQPLTGAHDEHLFIAVHHVSEVWLHLINVELRAAMRALEAGVVDAPLKGLTRVVRALEQLTQAWEVLKTMTPADYLQFRGAFGAASGFQSANYRTMEFLLGNRHAALLRPHAHRPDLHAPLSADFHAPSLYDLALRLLAERGLPIPDEVLHRDRTRPPTPHPEVLAAWLTVYRDPERSWDLYELAEKLLDVEDNFRRWRYNHLTTVERTIGFKTGSGGTSGAGYLRRALETVLFPELWQVRTEL